A genomic window from Lotus japonicus ecotype B-129 chromosome 1, LjGifu_v1.2 includes:
- the LOC130730373 gene encoding uncharacterized protein LOC130730373: protein METRRRRHDEDQERRHASPPRRVRGRPRRDHVHREETDRLTPPPSPPPPPPPSPTPPLPSPPSSPEQHRTPVNSPPASGEETQAPQAPISSQDWWRLIRSVDDIRQRNDYLQEQLEYYRFEQQDDGEREAEAVAEFEPFLAAVREVAIPDNMKNIVLETYSGKADPKEHLLYFNTKMVITVVSDAVKCRMFPATYKGTAMAWFTTLPRGSIMNFRDFSSKFLVQFSASKTKQVTIEDLYNVRQFESETLKQYVKRFSAASVKIEESEPNACARAFKNGLQPGKLNSKLSRKPARSMAEIRARANTYILDEEDVKRRRAKVEKDGDQRDA from the coding sequence ATGGAAACGCGTCGTAGACGACATGATGAGGATCAAGAGCGGCGGCACGCTTCGCCACCGCGTCGCGTGAGAGGTAGGCCGCGACGCGATCATGTTCATCGTGAAGAAACGGATCGATTAACTCCTCCTCCTTCGCCACCGCCTccgcctcctccttctccgacgcCTCCGCTACCTTCTCCACCTTCCTCGCCGGAGCAGCACAGGACGCCGGTGAATTCACCTCCGGCTTCGGGAGAAGAGACTCAAGCACCTCAGGCACCAATCTCGAGTCAAGATTGGTGGCGCTTGATTCGAAGTGTCGATGACATACGCCAACGAAATGATTACTTACAAGAACAACTGGAGTACTATCGTTTCGAGCAGCAGGACGATGGGGAGCGCGAGGCAGAGGCTGTGGCTGAGTTCGAGCCGTTCTTGGCGGCAGTAAGGGAAGTTGCAATTCCGGATAATATGAAGAATATTGTCCTCGAGACATACAGTGGGAAGGCTGATCCCAAGGAGCACCTGCTATATTTTAACACGAAGATGGTAATCACTGTCGTTTCCGATGCTgtaaagtgcaggatgtttccggCTACATACAAGGGAACTGCCATGGCATGGTTCACAACCCTACCCCGAGGATCAATCATGAATTTCcgtgacttctcatccaagttccTCGTCCAATTTTCGGCAAGTAAAACCAAGCAAGTGACAATTGAGGATTTGTACAATGTGCGCCAGTTCGAGAGCGAGACTCTGAAGCAGTATGTGAAACGATTTAGCGCTGCGTCGGTGAAGATTGAAGAGTCAGAGCCAAATGCCTGCGCCCGTGCCTTTAAGAACGGTTTGCAGCCTGGAAAACTGAATAGCAAATTAAGTCGCAAGCCCGCCCGGTCAATGGCGGAGATTCGAGCGCGGGCAAACACCTACATACTTGACGAGGAGGATGTTAAGCGAAGGCGCGCGAAGGTAGAGAAAGATGGCGATCAGAGGGATGCATAG